A window of the Streptomyces luomodiensis genome harbors these coding sequences:
- the egtB gene encoding ergothioneine biosynthesis protein EgtB codes for MTALDSDLTIDPEALRRRAEKALRTARDRTHTLTTCVDEPDLTAQHSPLMSPLVWDLAHIGNQEEQWLLRAVGGCDALRPDIDPLYDAFEHPRAERPSLPLLAPAEARGYVHEVRGRVLDILERVELRGAPLVDAGFAFGMIAQHEQQHDETMLITHQLRRGPAALTAPPPPDTADGAVLPEEVLIPGGPFTMGTSAEPWALDNERPAHRRLVPAFHIDTTPVTNGAYQRFIADGGYAERRWWTAEGWAYIREHGLTAPLFWRREGGQWLRRRFGVTEPVPPEEPVVHVSWYEADAYARWAGRRLPTEEEWEKAARHDPDSGRSRRYPWGDADPTPDRANLGQRHLRPAPAGSYPRGASALGVRQLIGDVWEWTSSDFLPYPGFRAFPYREYSEVFFGPAYKVLRGGSFAVDEVACRGTFRNWDLPVRRQIFSGFRTARDAS; via the coding sequence ATGACCGCTCTCGACTCCGACCTCACGATCGATCCCGAGGCGCTGCGCCGGCGCGCCGAGAAGGCGCTGCGCACCGCGCGCGACCGCACCCACACCCTCACCACGTGTGTGGACGAACCCGACCTGACCGCCCAGCACTCCCCTCTGATGTCCCCGCTGGTCTGGGATCTGGCGCACATAGGCAACCAGGAGGAGCAGTGGCTGCTGCGCGCGGTCGGCGGATGTGACGCCCTGCGGCCCGACATCGACCCGCTCTACGACGCCTTCGAGCATCCACGCGCCGAGCGGCCCTCGTTGCCGCTGCTGGCGCCCGCCGAGGCCCGCGGCTATGTCCACGAGGTGCGCGGCCGGGTGCTGGACATCCTGGAGCGGGTCGAGCTGCGCGGTGCCCCGCTGGTCGACGCCGGTTTCGCGTTCGGCATGATCGCACAGCATGAGCAGCAGCACGACGAGACGATGCTCATCACCCACCAGCTGCGCCGCGGACCCGCCGCGCTGACCGCCCCGCCGCCGCCCGACACGGCCGACGGCGCGGTGCTGCCCGAGGAGGTGCTGATCCCGGGCGGCCCGTTCACGATGGGCACCTCGGCCGAACCCTGGGCCCTGGACAACGAGCGGCCCGCGCACCGCCGGCTGGTCCCGGCCTTCCACATCGACACCACTCCGGTGACCAACGGCGCGTACCAGCGGTTCATCGCCGACGGCGGCTACGCCGAGCGGCGCTGGTGGACGGCCGAGGGCTGGGCGTACATCCGGGAACACGGGCTCACTGCCCCGCTGTTCTGGCGGCGCGAGGGCGGGCAGTGGCTGCGCCGCCGGTTCGGGGTGACGGAGCCGGTGCCGCCCGAGGAGCCGGTGGTGCATGTGAGCTGGTACGAGGCGGACGCCTACGCCCGCTGGGCGGGGCGGCGGCTGCCCACCGAGGAGGAGTGGGAGAAGGCCGCCCGCCACGACCCCGACAGCGGCCGGTCCCGGCGCTATCCCTGGGGCGACGCCGACCCCACCCCCGACCGGGCCAACCTCGGCCAGCGCCATCTGCGGCCCGCACCGGCCGGAAGCTATCCGCGGGGCGCCTCCGCGCTGGGGGTGCGGCAGCTGATCGGCGATGTGTGGGAGTGGACCTCCAGCGACTTCCTGCCCTACCCGGGGTTCCGCGCCTTCCCGTACCGCGAGTACTCGGAAGTCTTCTTCGGCCCGGCGTACAAGGTGCTGCGCGGCGGCTCCTTCGCGGTGGACGAGGTCGCCTGCCGGGGCACGTTCCGCAACTGGGACCTGCCGGTCCGCCGCCAGATCTTCTCGGGGTTCCGCACCGCCCGGGACGCGTCCTGA
- the egtC gene encoding ergothioneine biosynthesis protein EgtC, with protein MCRHLAYLGPRTSIGDVVIAPPHSLFRQSWQPRRQAHGTVNADGFGVGWYAPGDPVPARYRRAAPIWGDLSFADLARVVRTGALMAAVRDATEAGADGEAGASPFTSGAWLFSHNGVIRDWPHTVADLAASLPPADLLALEARCDSAFVWALVLHRLRLGHEPPEALAEAVDQLAGASPGSRLNLLLMDGETIAATAWGDTLWYLADPGRGVVVASEPYDQDPGWTEVPDRTVLTATRTDVLLTALKEASR; from the coding sequence ATGTGCCGGCACCTGGCGTACCTGGGGCCGCGGACCTCCATCGGCGACGTGGTCATCGCGCCCCCGCACAGCCTGTTCCGGCAGTCGTGGCAGCCCCGGCGGCAGGCACACGGCACGGTCAACGCCGACGGGTTCGGCGTCGGCTGGTACGCGCCGGGCGACCCGGTGCCCGCGCGCTACCGCCGCGCCGCGCCCATCTGGGGCGATCTGTCGTTCGCCGACCTGGCCCGCGTGGTGCGGACCGGGGCGCTGATGGCCGCCGTACGGGACGCCACCGAGGCGGGCGCGGACGGGGAGGCGGGCGCCTCGCCTTTCACCTCCGGGGCCTGGCTGTTCAGCCACAACGGGGTGATCCGCGACTGGCCGCACACGGTCGCGGACCTCGCCGCGTCGCTGCCGCCGGCGGATCTGCTCGCCCTGGAGGCGCGGTGCGACTCGGCGTTCGTCTGGGCCCTGGTGCTGCACCGGCTGCGGCTGGGCCACGAACCGCCGGAGGCGCTGGCCGAGGCCGTCGACCAGCTCGCCGGCGCGTCCCCCGGCTCACGGCTCAATCTGCTGCTCATGGACGGGGAGACCATCGCCGCCACCGCCTGGGGCGACACCCTGTGGTACCTCGCCGATCCGGGCCGGGGCGTGGTGGTCGCCTCCGAGCCGTACGACCAGGACCCCGGCTGGACGGAGGTCCCCGACCGCACCGTGCTCACCGCCACCCGCACCGATGTACTGCTCACCGCACTCAAGGAGGCTTCCCGTTGA